The DNA region ATTAGCACCTATTTCGGAATCACCCCTAACGCCAACACATCAACACCTGCACGGTTCCTATCACAGTATGAATCACATGATGAGTCATCACCATCCGGGCACGTTAAGTGGTCATACGGCGGGTAAGTGGCCCAGGCACGAGCATATCAAGCATATCGATCATTATTAATCATTCTATTTAGGGCATCATGGACACTCAGCGGTACATCATCCTGTTATAACGGCAGCTGTGGCAGCTGCTGGCCTGCATCCCGATACCGATACCGATCCACGTGAACTGGAAGCGTTTGCGGAACGCTTTAAACAGCGACGCATTAAGCTTGGTAACGATCTCCTATCCTAGCCATTCGTTCGAGCTATCCAATTCATTAGCACATGTCCTTTGTGTCATTTGcttatttttctctctctctctctctctctctctctttctctcgctgcctctatctctatctctctggTCTGGTTTGACAGGTGTCACGCAAGCGGATGTGGGCAAGGCCCTGGCCAATCTCAAGTTACCTGGCGTTGGCGCTCTGTCGCAAAGCACAATCTGTCGTTTCGAGAGTCTGACGTTGTCGCACAACAACATGATCGCCCTGAAGCCCATTTTGCAGGCGTGGCTGGAAGAGGCTGAGGCGCAAGCGAAAAACAAACGTCGAGATCCGGATGCGCCCAGTGTTCTGCCGGCGGGCGAAAAGAAAAGGTAGAAAGTGTTTCGATTATTCGAAAACACGCccacacccatacacacacacacgcacacacacacactgagcCCAAGCGGTGCCAGCgactaaaaaaaccaaatctaAATTTGCAAATCACAACAACTACCAAAACTCCTCCGTGCAAATCCCCGTGATATTGgccaaacaaccaaaaaaaaaaacaaagaaaaaaaaagaaaagcataaAAATTGACAACAATTTGAtatgaattttttgttttctcgaAAATTTTTGTAGAACGATTCCTTAACGAAAATGAATTCCATGCATTTCCCCTTTAACCTAATACCCCCCGCCCCACCGCACACCCAAGACAAAAAAATCCAATCGAAATCCACCTTCCCCACTTCCCCCACCTAGCTAAACCGTTCGCTGTTAGGGCCCCATTTCTAAAGTAATCTATATCGAGTCTTTTTTCAAGAAAAAGGACTTCCATTGCGGCACCTGAAAAGCGCTCCCTGGAAGCCTACTTTGCCGTCCAGCCGAGACCATCTGGGGAGAAAATCGCCGCCATTGCCGAAAAGCTGGATTTGAAGAAAAATGTGGTGCGAGTCTGGTTCTGCAATCAacgccaaaaacaaaaacgtatGAAATTTGCCGCACAACAACACTGACAATCAAATAATACAGCCACACAATTAGGTATAGTTAGTAGTGTACAACCATCAATGACGGGCCACGGTTCGGCGGGATTCGGATACTGATAGTCATTTATGACGGcagcgacagcagcagcagcatcagcagcatcagcagcagcagcaacagcgggaacaacaacaacatcaacagcagcagcagcaacaatggGATCGGGATCAGCGGGATCAATGACCACGCCTCCACAATGCATACAGGGCGGCGACTATTATCTATagtgacacacacacacacacacaaacacacacacacacacacataaattgATGAGGACAGAAACGACTTTTCGAATTTTCGGATACGATTCGGAATTGGAGATGATCGACGACCCCCAaacccagcagcagcaataagCATcaatctatctctctctctctctctctgtttctttctctctctctctctctcccacaaCCCTATGTATTAGCAAACAACTCCTAAAACTCCCCCTCCTtcccacatacacacacacaaacacacatcaaaactataacaacaaaaaagaaattaaaaacaagATGAAGCAAGAAAAAGAGaagatgaaaaacaaaaaagaaacgaaatattaaaaaaaccaaaccaaggAATACAAGAATTTTTTAGGAACGAATTATGAAACAATGGACCAACATATCAAATGCaataatttatacattttgtatAAGAGCAACAAAAGGTGAGTGCATGAAATAAGGCAAAATCTaaaagaaaacacacaaaaattgaaacaaatgATCGAGGTGGATCGAGAGATGTGAAATGGATGACAATTTGCTAACCAAAAAGTctgaaatgggcaaaaaaaaaacgccatttgccccttaaagtatgccgTACGCGTTAGAGTTATAGGTTTATTTAGCTATAAGCAATGTTTTGCATTGAAGACCATTTTCAAGTTCAAATGCATTCTAAAAACTGAGTACTTTGATTGtccattgcatactttaaggagcATTATCAGAGGCTTTTCCTAATTCTGTATCCATGTAGTGTTGGACAAAATGACTCAAAATTAACTGACTTATTTTTTGATGAATAAAGAAGTCACTTCAGGTAATTTCTTCAGTCTGTGCTGACTTTATAGTTTTTCTGACGTCCTTGATCAGTTTTTGAGAGTACTTGTGAAAACGATGTATTGATTTCTAACGATTGAAGCAATAAGTCAATGAACAAGGAGTCAAAATTGAACGTGTCTAGTGAACATGTTTACTCACTCACAATCCAACACTACTCTAGACCCTCTAGGCAGAAGATATTTGCAAtctctttttggtttttacaaATTCTTCATCCAATTCATATCACTTGCattctctctccctcccttTTCCACAATCAATTGAACCCATTCAAGACTTTTAGTCAAGACTAAAACTTAGCCCACTTTTCGACTTATTACTTTTTGACCCATAAAACAGGCTGCGAAATGACGAATGTCTGCCCCCTAAATTATGCAATAAACAGCCCAAGAAATCGCTTTTTGAAACagaaaatggaaattatgaATATTATGGGggataaaaaataaacttcaAAGCAAACTTTATGAATAGaaactttataaataataagacaaacaaaaagttacaTTTGTTGAAAACAATGAACACTTTTCCAgcatattgcatactttaaggggcaaaGTTTCCGCATTTCACAGTTCTAGATGCATAAAATAGGAGGATGGGACACAAATGAGATGTGCTTAGTATAAAATAATTCATGTTTTTAAGTTGCAAACTCAAACAAACCAATTCCCTCTTTATAGACATAGAAATAGGAGATTTGCCCTTTGACCTAAGAAAATCTAAGACTAGACCAAATCTTTCAAACTAAACTCATTATTTTGATCAcgtttattatattatttgctttttgttctttgttttgttttgtttattgcagaaaagtaaataaattgaaatgataTATCGATATCAATGGGCATTTCCCGCACCGTAAACCCAGACCATTGCTACACACATatccagacacacacacacatacacacacacacacagacaaagtACTCCATGAAGTTGCTTCAAGTGATCCGATAATAAGAATTGCGCTATTTAATACTAAATAAACTAAGCTCAACTGGATAACTGactaaacaaacaaacaaaaacgaaaagaaacaatacaaaaaacacaagaaaaggataactacaacaacaacaacaacaacaatagcagcagcagcaagcggAAGATGAAGaggaaaaccaacaacaactacaactacaacgaTATGCATTAGCCGAATGTATATAATagttatattatatataagataatatatataccacacacacacacacacacaaacacacttataaatatatatatagaatttcGATTCAACTCTAAAATTGTAAATACCGC from Drosophila willistoni isolate 14030-0811.24 chromosome XL unlocalized genomic scaffold, UCI_dwil_1.1 Seg141, whole genome shotgun sequence includes:
- the LOC6641091 gene encoding inhibitory POU protein isoform X4 — protein: METNAATLKLSPEEMHHSMDQLDMLDPTGSMTTLAPISESPLTPTHQHLHGSYHSMNHMMSHHHPGTLSGHTAGHHGHSAVHHPVITAAVAAAGLHPDTDTDPRELEAFAERFKQRRIKLGVTQADVGKALANLKLPGVGALSQSTICRFESLTLSHNNMIALKPILQAWLEEAEAQAKNKRRDPDAPSVLPAGEKKRKRTSIAAPEKRSLEAYFAVQPRPSGEKIAAIAEKLDLKKNVVRVWFCNQRQKQKRIVSSVQPSMTGHGSAGFGY
- the LOC6641091 gene encoding inhibitory POU protein isoform X1 — protein: MTMSMYSTTDKMKMSAPSCFPGRYSPSYRSSEQMRRCMPNPSSRLLEDASLLCNSWSARQNGDIFAGINDGILSRAEALAAVDIQKHQAQHVHSQMPSQIKHDVMYHHHTMSGPPQRPLQMHHSMDQLDMLDPTGSMTTLAPISESPLTPTHQHLHGSYHSMNHMMSHHHPGTLSGHTAGHHGHSAVHHPVITAAVAAAGLHPDTDTDPRELEAFAERFKQRRIKLGVTQADVGKALANLKLPGVGALSQSTICRFESLTLSHNNMIALKPILQAWLEEAEAQAKNKRRDPDAPSVLPAGEKKRKRTSIAAPEKRSLEAYFAVQPRPSGEKIAAIAEKLDLKKNVVRVWFCNQRQKQKRIVSSVQPSMTGHGSAGFGY
- the LOC6641091 gene encoding inhibitory POU protein isoform X2, which encodes MTMSMYSTTDKMKMSAPSCFPGRYSPSYRSSEQMRRCMPNPSSRLLEDASLLCNSWSARQNGDIFAGINDGILSRAEALAAVDIQKHQAQHVHSQMPSQIKHDVMYHHHTMSGPPQRPLQMHHSMDQLDMLDPTGSMTTLAPISESPLTPTHQHLHGSYHSMNHMMSHHHPGTLSGHTAGHHGHSAVHHPVITAAVAAAGLHPDTDTDPRELEAFAERFKQRRIKLGVTQADVGKALANLKLPGVGALSQSTICRFESLTLSHNNMIALKPILQAWLEEAEAQAKNKRRDPDAPSVLPAGEKKRTSIAAPEKRSLEAYFAVQPRPSGEKIAAIAEKLDLKKNVVRVWFCNQRQKQKRIVSSVQPSMTGHGSAGFGY